The region CGGCACGTATTCGCGACGCGATCGCACTCATCGGGAGGAAGGTTCCCCCACATTCACTGCGAAGTGCGTTCCCCGGATGCCGATGGTGGCCGTGGGGGTTTCGAATCGGGCCTTTTCCGGGGCCAGCTTGCCGATCAGGCCGGAGAGGTACGCCATCGTCCCACGGGAGATTCGGGCCACCAGGCGGAACTTTCCTTCAGAGGGAGAGAATTGGAAGCTTCGGAGGACGAGTCGGCTCCCCGGACCGATGGAGAGGGAGGAGTCGTCACGAAGGATGACTCCGAGCGACCCGTCCCGACC is a window of Candidatus Deferrimicrobium sp. DNA encoding:
- a CDS encoding FecR family protein, which translates into the protein MKNAVTAVLLVGALCLPTVAGTAVAGTVAAGETIGMVRTVSGSATVTRGEASLTADPGLKLMVGDTLVTGRDGSLGVILRDDSSLSIGPGSRLVLRSFQFSPSEGKFRLVARISRGTMAYLSGLIGKLAPEKARFETPTATIGIRGTHFAVNVGEPSSR